One window of the Klebsiella oxytoca genome contains the following:
- a CDS encoding PP2C family serine/threonine-protein phosphatase, which translates to MNWRVYASSVIGSSHRQNNLPCQDAFCYRNLGERLVAVVCDGAGSAAYGEQGAALVSRELVEGLAKFTAVPDENQLTTLVESVRDTILLQAQERELSAGDFACTVVAAWLGESASTVLHIGDGVAALSIDANEYLSLPENGEYANQTWFLTSHDWREHLRISQFVGRATQLVMMSDGVQPFALNRSGDALFAPFIAPVMNYLRQIPEKQGSEALRITLDDPRTWAITGDDKTLLIALRNEE; encoded by the coding sequence ATGAACTGGCGCGTTTACGCTTCGTCGGTCATCGGCAGCAGCCACCGACAAAATAACCTTCCCTGCCAGGATGCCTTTTGCTATCGCAATTTGGGTGAGCGTCTGGTGGCCGTCGTTTGTGACGGCGCAGGCTCAGCCGCCTATGGCGAGCAGGGGGCGGCTTTGGTCAGTCGGGAGCTGGTCGAGGGGCTGGCAAAATTTACCGCCGTACCCGACGAAAATCAGCTGACTACTCTGGTGGAAAGCGTGCGTGACACCATTCTGCTACAGGCGCAGGAGCGGGAGCTCTCCGCAGGCGATTTTGCCTGTACCGTTGTGGCCGCGTGGCTGGGGGAGAGCGCCTCAACGGTGTTGCATATCGGCGACGGCGTCGCGGCGCTGAGTATCGATGCTAATGAGTATTTATCTTTACCTGAAAATGGGGAATACGCTAACCAGACCTGGTTCCTTACCAGCCACGACTGGCGCGAACATTTACGCATCAGCCAGTTTGTCGGTCGCGCCACGCAGCTGGTGATGATGTCAGACGGCGTGCAGCCGTTTGCGTTGAATCGTAGCGGTGACGCGCTATTTGCTCCCTTCATTGCGCCGGTGATGAACTATCTGCGCCAGATTCCGGAAAAGCAGGGCAGTGAAGCATTGCGGATAACCCTCGACGATCCTCGTACCTGGGCCATAACGGGTGACGACAAAACGCTACTTATCGCTTTACGCAATGAAGAATAA
- a CDS encoding vWA domain-containing protein, producing the protein MTSLIPDVSFIDNSEQRTPLILVLDCSGSMDGRPIAQLNQGLKLLEEELKHDVIAAKRVRLLVIKYGGYDECELYGDWCDAMDFTAPVLEANGLTPTGQAVSLALSEIEAEKQRLKAAGVPYTRPWLFLMSDGEPTDNWQAAAQECREAQAANKVAVFPISVGKEATESMGHFSRSGINGVKQLKGLQFRELFLWLSASMQVVSQSTPGGKAQLPPTDSWSEISV; encoded by the coding sequence ATGACCTCTTTAATTCCGGATGTTTCATTTATTGATAATAGTGAACAGCGTACGCCTTTAATTTTGGTTCTCGATTGTTCCGGTAGTATGGACGGCCGACCGATAGCCCAGCTAAATCAGGGGCTCAAGCTACTGGAAGAAGAGCTTAAGCATGATGTCATCGCCGCTAAACGCGTTCGCCTGCTGGTGATTAAATACGGCGGTTATGATGAATGTGAGCTATACGGCGACTGGTGTGATGCGATGGACTTCACGGCTCCCGTGCTTGAAGCCAATGGCCTGACGCCAACCGGGCAGGCCGTTAGCCTGGCGCTGAGCGAAATCGAAGCTGAAAAGCAGCGCCTGAAAGCGGCTGGCGTGCCCTATACCCGTCCCTGGCTGTTTTTAATGTCTGATGGTGAGCCCACGGATAACTGGCAAGCCGCGGCTCAAGAGTGTCGTGAAGCGCAGGCGGCAAATAAAGTCGCTGTTTTCCCGATTAGCGTAGGAAAAGAAGCCACTGAATCAATGGGCCACTTCAGCCGTAGCGGCATTAATGGCGTGAAGCAGCTAAAAGGATTGCAGTTCCGCGAGCTGTTCCTCTGGCTGAGCGCCAGCATGCAGGTGGTTTCGCAGTCGACGCCAGGCGGCAAAGCGCAGCTGCCGCCGACGGATAGCTGGTCAGAAATTTCGGTCTGA
- the rpmG gene encoding 50S ribosomal protein L33, protein MAKGIREKIKLVSSAGTGHFYTTTKNKRTKPEKLELKKFDPVVRQHVLYKEAKIK, encoded by the coding sequence ATGGCTAAAGGTATTCGTGAGAAAATCAAGCTGGTTTCTTCTGCTGGTACTGGTCACTTCTATACCACTACGAAGAACAAGCGTACTAAGCCGGAAAAACTGGAACTGAAAAAGTTCGATCCAGTTGTCCGTCAGCACGTTTTATACAAAGAAGCTAAAATCAAATAA